The genomic region GAAGAGGCAGGCGGGTATTTATCTTTTGATTTCGTGGATTGGAATCATCCGCTCTTTTCGGGTATATTTATTTCGAATGATGAAAAGACAAATTTTGCAAAATTTAAGAAAATATTTTTGTTAGATGAACCTAATGTGGGAAAAGACCTTATAAGACTTGGAGGAAATATTCCGTTATTAAAAGAATTTGAGTTCGGCGCGGGGCATATCATTATGATGATGTCTGCTCCGCTATTAACCTGGAACGATTTCCCCTTAAAGGGCTTATGGGTTCCGTTTGTTTCAAGGTCTATTGAATATTCCATGACAGGTCAGGAATCTTTTTCTGATACAATAAAAGTCGGAAGCGAATTATTATTTGAATTAACGAACGCTACCGTAGAAAATAAAATTGAGATCATTACTCCCGATGGAAGAGTATTTTCACTTCAGCCAACCAATATTGGTAATATGATAGCGACAAAATTCAACGAAACATTTAGCCCGGGTTCATACGTCTTAAAAGTGGGCGACGAGAAAAAATCAATTCATACGGTCAATATAGATAAAAATGAAATGGTGGCGAAAGTGAATATAGACAGATTCGCGGAGCTCTTTTCGGATAACTATTTAAAAGTCAGCTCGCCTTCTAAAATAATAAATGAAATCGGTAACTCTCGTTTAGGTGTCGAATTATGGCGTTATTTTACGATTTTAACATTTATATTATTGGTAACAGAAATGGCGCTTCAAAAAAGCTATGACCTGAAAGAAGAATAGGATTGATGAAGTCCGATAAATAATATATTAAATTATAAAATAATAACGGACAGTTCAGTTGGAAGAAGGAATAAGAAAAAAAAATAAATTAGAGAATGCGATCCTCGTAGGTGTTGGATTGCGTAATGCCGGAAAAATCGAAATGCATGAATCTCTTGAGGAACTCAAACATCTTGCTTTGACAGCCGGAGCAGAAGTCGTCCAAGTCCTCCACCAACAATTAAATTCAATCAACCCTGCAACTTATATCGGAAAGGGAAAAGTCGCCGAGCTTTCTGAATTGGTAAAGCAAAACGATTGTAAACTGGTGATATTTGACGACGAACTTTCGCCGGCTCAGGCATCTGCATTAGAAAAAAAACTTAAATGCCCGGTGATTGACCGCACAGGTTTGATATTGGATATCTTCGCTATCCACGCAAGGACCAAAGAAGCTAAAATACAGGTAGAGCTGGCGCAGAATAACTATCTGCTACCTCGATTGACAGGCCAGTGGACACATCTTGAGAGACAGGAAGGAGCTATAGGCGCGCGAGGGCCGGGTGAAACTCAGCTCGAAACTGATAGGCGTGCTGTGAGAAAGAGAATTGCGAAACTTGAAAAAGATCTTAAAAGATTTGATGCTCAACGACACGTGAGAAAAGCAGGACGCACAGGATTCAAAATGGTGGCAGCAATTGGATATACTAATTCCGGAAAATCAACATTACTAAATGCACTTTCAGGAGCTGATACGCTTGTGGAAGATATGCTTTTTGCTACCCTTGATACGACAGTCAGAAAAGTGAAATTAAACAACGGAACCGAGATATTATTAAGCGACACGGTCGGATTTATTCGGAAGCTCCCGCATGATTTAGTCGCATCGTTTAGAAGCACACTTTCGGAATCGATAGAAGCGGACCTGCTGATTCACGTTGTTGATGCCAGCCACCCAAATTTTAAAGCACAAATTGAAGCTGTAATGACTGTGTTAAATGAAATTGAAATAGCGGATAAACCGATGATTATGGTATTTAATAAGGTGGACAAAATCGAATATGAAGAAAGAATGAGCGCCTTACGGAAAAATTATCCTGAAAGTATTATGATTTCAGCCCTGAAAGGCACGGGATTAACGGAACTTAAATCGAAGATTGTGGATATTATTACAAAATCGCACGTAACGAAAACGGTTTCCATTCCACAAATTGATGGAAAGCTATTGGCGTATATTTACTCTTCGAGTAATGTGCTTGAAAAATCGGAAGTAGGCGATGAAATAATTCTGACGTTTGAAGCTCCGATTGAAGTGGCTTCAAAAATCGAAAGTGACATCAAAAAACTAAATGAATATTAATAATAGATTCTGATTTTCTTTTCAGTGATTGATCTCTTTATAAAATAATATTAAACCCCAACAGAGTGTTCAATCGGGAACCGTTTAATCACGGTGGGCACCTCCAGAGCGCTTCTGGTTTCCGCCTGTGTAAATGGGGCATGCCATCCACGGCCTGAGATGAGTTCCCTGCTTTAGAGTGTTGGTTCCAAGCATAACACTCAATTTGTTGGGGTCTAAATTGGGAAAAATTTATCAAAGAACAATGGCACCTCCCGTTTGGGTTATATGCCTGATATCTATTAGAAAGATATAAGAAAAAGCTTAATAAGTCAATAAATATAAACTGACTCAGAGCGGAAGCGAAGGATCAAGCGTTTCACTTTCGGTCCGGGCGATGGTGACGGTTCCTACGGAATCGCTCCAAACATTAACAGTTGTACGCATCATATCCAGTACCCTGTCAACGCCTACAATGAGACCTACTCCTTCGAGAGGAAGTCCTACCGCATTCAATATTATAGTCATCATCACCAAGCCTGCCATTGGGATTCCGGCTGCTCCGATTGATGCCAGCAGAGCGGTGACAACTACGATCATCTGCTGGGTAAATGATAAGTCTATGCCGTAAGCTTGAGCAATGAAC from Candidatus Neomarinimicrobiota bacterium harbors:
- the hflX gene encoding GTPase HflX; translated protein: MEEGIRKKNKLENAILVGVGLRNAGKIEMHESLEELKHLALTAGAEVVQVLHQQLNSINPATYIGKGKVAELSELVKQNDCKLVIFDDELSPAQASALEKKLKCPVIDRTGLILDIFAIHARTKEAKIQVELAQNNYLLPRLTGQWTHLERQEGAIGARGPGETQLETDRRAVRKRIAKLEKDLKRFDAQRHVRKAGRTGFKMVAAIGYTNSGKSTLLNALSGADTLVEDMLFATLDTTVRKVKLNNGTEILLSDTVGFIRKLPHDLVASFRSTLSESIEADLLIHVVDASHPNFKAQIEAVMTVLNEIEIADKPMIMVFNKVDKIEYEERMSALRKNYPESIMISALKGTGLTELKSKIVDIITKSHVTKTVSIPQIDGKLLAYIYSSSNVLEKSEVGDEIILTFEAPIEVASKIESDIKKLNEY